The following coding sequences lie in one Salmo salar chromosome ssa13, Ssal_v3.1, whole genome shotgun sequence genomic window:
- the LOC123726108 gene encoding uncharacterized protein translates to MGEEDRASTKHSPRLCPIRRQPGMGEEDRASTNHSPVSVQSDVSLGWVRRTEPPQTTAPVSVQSDVSLGWVRRTEPPQTTAPVSVQSDVSLGWVRRTEPPQTTAPVSVQSDVSLGWVRRTEPPQITAPVRPIRRQPGMGEEDRASTNHSPRLCPIRRQPGMGEEDRASTNHSPRLCPIRRQPGMGEEDRASTNHSPVSVQSDVSLGWVRRTEPPQITAPVRPIRRQPGMGEEDRASTNHSPPSLSNQTSAWDG, encoded by the coding sequence ATGGGTGAGGAGGACAGAGCCTCCACAAAACACAGCCCCCGTCTCTGTCCAATCAGACGTCAGCCTGGGATGGGTGAGGAGGACAGAGCCTCCACAAACCACAGCCCCGTCTCTGTCCAATCAGACGTCAGCCTGGGATGGGTGAGGAGGACAGAGCCTCCACAAACCACAGCCCCCGTCTCTGTCCAATCAGACGTCAGCCTGGGATGGGTGAGGAGGACAGAGCCTCCACAAACCACAGCCCCCGTCTCTGTCCAATCAGACGTCAGCCTGGGATGGGTGAGGAGGACAGAGCCTCCACAAACCACAGCCCCCGTCTCTGTCCAATCAGACGTCAGCCTGGGATGGGTGAGGAGGACAGAGCCTCCACAAATCACAGCCCCCGTCCGTCCAATCAGACGTCAGCCTGGGATGGGTGAGGAGGACAGAGCCTCCACAAACCACAGCCCCCGTCTCTGTCCAATCAGACGTCAGCCTGGGATGGGTGAGGAGGACAGAGCCTCCACAAACCACAGCCCCCGTCTCTGTCCAATCAGACGTCAGCCTGGGATGGGTGAGGAGGACAGAGCCTCCACAAACCACAGCCCCGTCTCTGTCCAATCAGACGTCAGCCTGGGATGGGTGAGGAGGACAGAGCCTCCACAAATCACAGCCCCCGTCCGTCCAATCAGACGTCAGCCTGGGATGGGTGAGGAGGACAGAGCCTCCACAAACCACAGCCCCCCGTCTCTGTCCAATCAGACGTCAGCCTGGGATGGGTGA